In Brevibacillus brevis, a genomic segment contains:
- a CDS encoding YjcZ family sporulation protein: protein MGIFNGFDDFALILVLFILLVIVGCDCN, encoded by the coding sequence GTGGGTATCTTTAACGGTTTCGATGACTTCGCGCTGATCTTGGTTCTCTTCATCCTTCTCGTGATCGTTGGTTGTGACTGCAACTAA
- a CDS encoding Ig-like domain-containing protein produces the protein MKRRTNSWLQALGMVVLLVFMARPTMAAEGSAWGIKLSPADKAGEVAPDTLVTLSFSGPVRLMNNKEPANSSWTSMIQLTDSKKKRVPFTVSWNKASRTVTIDPVGNLEAGQTFKVTLPAKKLKNERGQVNPEVTSVFSTKKPVDKIAPLATILPGHGAKQVKLQDKVTLQFSEEVLLSSGGTLSSKTAGPLVRLTDEAGASIAHTITWNKSKRMLTVKPKGKWLPYKTYQIEVLPGLLRDTAGNPNPAQRSTFTTGAK, from the coding sequence ATGAAGAGACGGACAAACAGCTGGCTGCAAGCACTCGGTATGGTAGTATTGCTGGTGTTTATGGCAAGGCCGACGATGGCAGCGGAGGGATCCGCATGGGGAATCAAGCTGTCGCCGGCCGACAAAGCGGGGGAGGTTGCTCCGGATACGCTCGTGACGCTTTCGTTTTCTGGGCCCGTTCGCTTGATGAACAACAAGGAGCCTGCCAATTCGTCTTGGACATCCATGATTCAGTTGACGGACAGCAAGAAAAAGCGTGTGCCGTTCACGGTCAGTTGGAACAAGGCGAGCCGAACGGTCACGATCGACCCGGTAGGAAATTTGGAAGCCGGTCAGACCTTCAAAGTGACGTTGCCGGCGAAAAAGCTGAAGAACGAGCGTGGACAAGTCAATCCCGAAGTGACAAGTGTGTTTTCCACAAAAAAGCCTGTGGATAAAATTGCGCCATTGGCCACGATTCTTCCGGGGCACGGGGCAAAACAAGTCAAGCTTCAAGATAAAGTGACACTCCAATTTTCGGAGGAAGTGTTGCTGTCGAGCGGCGGGACGCTGTCGAGCAAGACGGCTGGGCCGCTTGTCCGACTGACCGACGAAGCAGGCGCCAGCATCGCTCATACCATTACGTGGAACAAGAGCAAACGGATGCTGACGGTAAAGCCGAAAGGGAAATGGCTGCCGTACAAAACGTATCAGATCGAGGTTTTGCCAGGTCTTTTGCGCGATACGGCAGGGAATCCAAACCCGGCGCAGCGTTCCACTTTTACGACGGGGGCGAAATAG
- a CDS encoding DUF951 domain-containing protein — translation MERKQFGLGDVVQMKKPHPCGTNAWKVIRMGMDIRIKCTGCDHSVMLPRLEFERKLKKILSHGEEQE, via the coding sequence ATGGAACGGAAACAGTTTGGGTTGGGGGATGTCGTTCAAATGAAAAAGCCGCATCCGTGCGGGACAAACGCCTGGAAGGTGATCCGCATGGGGATGGACATACGGATCAAATGCACCGGATGCGACCATAGCGTGATGCTCCCGCGTCTGGAGTTTGAACGAAAGCTGAAAAAGATCCTGAGCCATGGGGAAGAGCAGGAATAA
- a CDS encoding mechanosensitive ion channel family protein → MKDGGFFSSLYEQIYNDVTNADMWMNIGVIALKIIAIIVVSRIVVSVVQAGVTQVFQHRRGSKLQMDQRRVDTMRVLVNNVVRYTLYFLAILMVLQQLGIDLKPVLVSAGVLGLAVGFGAQSLVRDVITGFFIIFEDQFAVGDFVTINNMTGTVQEIGLRITRIRSWTGEVHIFPNGTITQVTNFSLQNTLAVVDVSVAYEEDLKQVEDVLREVLRMAQSELTDIVAEPQILGVQALGPSEVTMRVTAECRPNTHHGVNRNLRAMIRTEFTKRGIQIPYPKIVAMQGKGQGQMQGQA, encoded by the coding sequence ATGAAAGACGGAGGCTTTTTTTCATCACTTTATGAACAAATTTACAATGACGTAACGAACGCCGACATGTGGATGAATATCGGAGTGATTGCGTTAAAAATTATCGCGATCATCGTAGTTTCGCGAATTGTGGTATCAGTAGTCCAGGCAGGGGTCACCCAAGTATTTCAGCACCGGAGAGGGAGCAAGCTGCAGATGGATCAGCGCCGCGTCGATACGATGCGTGTGCTGGTCAACAACGTCGTTCGGTACACGCTGTATTTCCTGGCGATTCTCATGGTGCTGCAGCAGCTGGGGATCGACTTGAAACCGGTCCTGGTCAGCGCGGGGGTGCTGGGTCTGGCAGTCGGCTTTGGAGCGCAGAGCCTGGTGCGCGATGTGATTACCGGATTTTTCATCATATTCGAGGATCAGTTCGCTGTCGGCGACTTTGTGACGATCAACAACATGACCGGTACGGTTCAGGAAATTGGCCTGCGGATCACGCGCATCCGCAGTTGGACGGGAGAGGTACACATTTTTCCCAATGGTACGATTACGCAGGTGACCAACTTCTCTTTGCAAAATACGCTGGCGGTTGTAGATGTTTCCGTAGCCTATGAGGAGGATCTGAAGCAGGTAGAGGACGTGCTTCGGGAAGTGCTGCGGATGGCCCAAAGCGAGCTGACAGACATCGTGGCTGAGCCGCAGATCCTCGGTGTGCAGGCATTGGGTCCGTCGGAAGTGACGATGAGGGTAACAGCAGAGTGCAGGCCAAATACACATCACGGCGTGAATCGGAATCTGCGGGCGATGATCCGGACGGAGTTTACGAAACGAGGCATTCAAATTCCGTACCCGAAAATTGTCGCCATGCAGGGAAAAGGCCAGGGACAAATGCAAGGGCAAGCGTAG
- a CDS encoding DUF3343 domain-containing protein: MGGETVLIAFDSTQQALRAEMLLEYADIEIDTRPTPKEITAGCALSIEFPLPDYSQAKTIMDEQQVMIRGYFRRFSDCYAEIDEKGNRKEQEE, translated from the coding sequence ATGGGAGGAGAGACGGTACTGATCGCATTTGATTCCACCCAGCAAGCTTTGCGTGCGGAAATGCTGCTGGAGTATGCGGATATAGAGATTGATACGCGCCCGACTCCGAAAGAAATAACGGCAGGCTGTGCCCTTTCCATCGAGTTTCCACTGCCTGATTATTCACAGGCCAAGACGATCATGGACGAACAGCAAGTGATGATTCGCGGCTATTTTCGCCGATTTTCCGACTGCTATGCGGAAATCGACGAGAAAGGGAACAGAAAGGAGCAGGAAGAATGA
- the yyaC gene encoding spore protease YyaC, which yields MNTFDNRKDSFLPPFKVEYRSENADEHLALHLAHRFRLKPFEDEIVLVCIGTDRSTGDALGPLVGSKLQAHTSRMLQVYGTLDDPVHAMNLKEKLEFIQTRHPKSTVIAVDACLGQFSHVGNINVINGPLKPGAGVKKELPPVGTFHITGIVNVGGFMEYFVLQNTRLAVVMRMAEIIASGLSKAVSLASEESRLGSV from the coding sequence ATGAATACATTTGACAATCGCAAGGATAGTTTCTTGCCACCGTTTAAAGTGGAATATCGCAGTGAAAATGCAGATGAACACCTGGCTCTTCACCTTGCTCATCGCTTTCGCCTAAAGCCGTTTGAAGACGAAATCGTTCTGGTGTGCATTGGGACAGACCGTTCAACCGGCGATGCCCTGGGCCCTCTGGTGGGCAGCAAGCTGCAGGCTCATACCTCCCGAATGCTTCAAGTGTACGGGACTTTGGACGATCCTGTCCATGCCATGAACCTGAAGGAAAAGCTGGAATTCATCCAGACCCGCCATCCCAAGTCTACGGTCATCGCCGTCGACGCCTGTTTGGGCCAGTTCAGCCATGTGGGCAATATCAATGTGATCAACGGGCCGCTAAAGCCGGGAGCCGGCGTGAAAAAAGAGCTTCCGCCCGTCGGTACCTTTCACATCACCGGCATTGTCAACGTCGGCGGCTTCATGGAGTACTTTGTGCTCCAAAATACTCGTCTGGCCGTCGTCATGCGCATGGCGGAGATCATCGCTTCCGGATTGTCGAAAGCCGTTTCGTTAGCCTCAGAGGAAAGCCGTCTGGGCAGTGTTTGA
- a CDS encoding DUF554 domain-containing protein produces the protein MILLGTLVNALAIIAGALLGRLLSRIPESVRKTVMQGIGLAVILLGIKMGLGSDNFLLVIISIVVGSIIGEVIGIEKGLNRLGQWLEKKVGGSKQGGIATGFVTTTLVYCIGAMGVLGSMDSGLRNNHDILFTKALLDGFSAIIFSSTLGIGVLFSAIPVFLYQGLIALLSTQIYNVVSQSMLDAILVEVTAVGGLMIIAIGINVLELKKINVANMLPALVIAALGVPVTEWLGKLFS, from the coding sequence ATGATTTTGCTGGGCACCCTGGTTAATGCGCTAGCCATCATCGCAGGAGCCTTGCTGGGCAGACTGCTGAGCCGGATTCCCGAATCGGTTCGCAAAACCGTCATGCAAGGAATCGGACTGGCTGTCATCCTCCTGGGGATCAAAATGGGCTTGGGGTCCGACAACTTTTTGCTGGTGATCATCAGTATCGTAGTGGGCTCAATCATCGGGGAAGTGATCGGGATCGAGAAAGGGCTGAATCGCCTCGGTCAATGGCTGGAGAAAAAAGTGGGAGGCAGCAAACAGGGCGGCATTGCTACCGGATTTGTCACGACGACGCTGGTCTACTGCATTGGTGCCATGGGTGTCTTGGGATCCATGGATAGCGGGCTTCGCAACAACCACGATATTTTGTTCACCAAGGCTTTATTGGACGGCTTTTCCGCCATTATCTTTTCTTCCACGTTGGGGATCGGCGTGCTGTTTTCAGCAATTCCCGTGTTTCTGTACCAAGGGCTAATTGCTTTGCTGTCCACACAAATTTACAATGTGGTCAGCCAAAGCATGCTTGACGCGATCCTGGTGGAGGTAACGGCAGTCGGTGGCCTGATGATTATTGCGATCGGAATCAATGTTCTGGAGCTCAAAAAGATCAATGTAGCCAACATGCTGCCTGCTCTGGTGATCGCTGCTTTGGGCGTTCCCGTCACCGAGTGGCTGGGCAAGCTGTTTTCATAA